One Bacillota bacterium genomic window, TCGATCCTAGCACGCGCCCTCCGGAGCCGGCAAGCCGGGCGGCAGCAGGGCGACCTGGGGGACGCCCAGCACCGGGTGGCGCGTCACCGCCACCGGCGTCCCGTAGACCGCCTCGAGGAGATCGGGCCGGACCACGTCCTCCGGCCGGCCCTGCGCGACGATCCGGCCCTCGGCCATCACCAGGAGCCGGTCGCAGAAGAGCGCCGCCAGGTTGATGTCGTGGAGCGCCGCCAGGACGGCCAGCCCTTCCTCCGCCTGGCGCCGGACCAGCGCGAGCAGCTCCACCTGGTGGCGCAGGTCCAGGTGGGCCGTCGGCTCGTCCAGCAGCAGGACCCTCGGCTCCTGGGCCAGCGCCTGGGCCAGCAGGACGCGCTGCCGTTCGCCGCCGCTCAGCTCCGCCAGCGGCCGGTCGGCCAGCGCCAGCGTCCCGGTCAGCTGAAGCGCGCGCTCCACCGCTCGGCGATGGTCCGCCGGCCGGAGCCGGCCCAGCCGGTCCTCCTGCCGGTGGGCGTAACGCCCCAGCTCCACCACCTCGCGGACGGTCA contains:
- a CDS encoding ABC transporter ATP-binding protein; translated protein: MALSDRAPAAPAAAAAAAAAARPRPEAQLRLAADRLEGGYRRRLVVRGISLELRAGVVTGVLGPNGAGKSTLIRLLAGALEPEAGRVRWQESGPAEGTGRAAEGAAARGRAPGGRARRLAVLPQGEPETVGLTVREVVELGRYAHRQEDRLGRLRPADHRRAVERALQLTGTLALADRPLAELSGGERQRVLLAQALAQEPRVLLLDEPTAHLDLRHQVELLALVRRQAEEGLAVLAALHDINLAALFCDRLLVMAEGRIVAQGRPEDVVRPDLLEAVYGTPVAVTRHPVLGVPQVALLPPGLPAPEGAC